In Mastigocladopsis repens PCC 10914, a single window of DNA contains:
- a CDS encoding PspA/IM30 family protein has protein sequence MGLFDRIRRVVSANLNDLVNKAEDPEKMLEQAILEMQEDLVQLRQGVAQAIAAQKRTEKQYNDAQNEINKWQRNAQLALQKGDENLARQALERKKTFSDTSSALKASLDQQSAQVETLKRNLIQLESKISEAKTKKDMLKARITAAKAQEQLQGTVRGMNTSSAMAAFERMEDKVLMQEARAQSAAELAGADLESQFAQLEGSSDVDDELAALKAQMSLPGGTSNQQALPQQTTAPKSNNNEVVDAELDTLRKQLDQM, from the coding sequence ATGGGATTATTTGATCGCATTAGGCGAGTTGTCAGTGCCAACCTCAATGACCTGGTCAATAAAGCCGAAGACCCCGAAAAAATGCTGGAACAAGCTATCCTGGAAATGCAGGAAGACTTGGTACAGCTCCGTCAGGGTGTTGCTCAGGCAATAGCCGCCCAAAAACGTACTGAGAAACAGTACAATGACGCCCAAAACGAAATCAATAAGTGGCAACGCAATGCCCAACTAGCACTACAGAAAGGTGATGAAAATCTAGCAAGACAAGCACTGGAGCGTAAAAAGACTTTTAGTGACACATCAAGTGCGCTCAAAGCAAGTCTAGATCAGCAAAGCGCTCAAGTTGAAACTCTTAAGCGTAACTTAATCCAGCTCGAAAGCAAAATTTCTGAGGCAAAGACCAAGAAAGATATGCTCAAAGCCCGGATTACAGCCGCCAAGGCTCAAGAGCAACTCCAAGGTACAGTGCGTGGTATGAATACCAGCAGTGCAATGGCTGCTTTCGAGCGGATGGAAGACAAAGTTCTGATGCAAGAAGCCCGCGCCCAATCAGCAGCTGAGTTGGCGGGTGCAGATTTAGAAAGCCAATTTGCACAATTGGAAGGTAGTAGCGATGTTGATGATGAATTGGCAGCTTTGAAAGCGCAGATGTCTTTACCAGGAGGTACATCCAATCAACAAGCACTACCGCAACAAACAACCGCTCCAAAATCAAATAATAATGAAGTGGTTGATGCCGAGTTGGATACGCTACGCAAGCAATTGGACCAAATGTAG
- a CDS encoding PspA/IM30 family protein codes for MGLIDRMMRLIRANLNSLVVGTEDPEKILEQTVLEMQENLVQLRQAVAQAIATQKRTERQTANAQSTAQEWYRRAQLALQQGNEPLAREALTKRRAYQETSVALATQKDQQNAVVERLKKDMRTLELKITEAKTKKDMYIARARSAEASYKLQEMLGGTSSVDNIKAFERMEEKVLQLEAQTEAIAVTSTDDLQQQFASLEEGNDVDAEIAAMKAQLSSDSAKIQQYPLPKPPDL; via the coding sequence ATGGGACTGATTGACCGTATGATGCGCTTAATTCGCGCAAACCTCAATAGTTTGGTTGTGGGTACGGAAGATCCAGAAAAGATTCTGGAACAAACTGTCTTGGAAATGCAAGAGAATCTGGTGCAATTGCGACAAGCGGTCGCCCAGGCGATCGCAACCCAAAAGCGCACCGAACGACAAACGGCTAATGCTCAGTCTACAGCCCAAGAATGGTATCGCCGCGCTCAACTGGCTTTACAACAAGGTAATGAACCTCTAGCAAGGGAAGCTTTGACCAAACGCCGAGCCTACCAAGAAACATCTGTTGCCCTTGCCACTCAAAAAGACCAACAAAACGCTGTCGTGGAGAGGCTCAAAAAGGATATGCGGACGCTAGAGCTAAAAATTACCGAAGCAAAAACAAAAAAAGATATGTATATTGCTCGCGCTCGTTCTGCTGAAGCGTCATATAAACTCCAAGAAATGTTGGGTGGGACTTCCAGCGTAGATAACATAAAAGCTTTTGAGCGTATGGAAGAAAAAGTTTTGCAGCTAGAAGCCCAAACAGAAGCGATCGCTGTGACTAGTACAGATGATTTGCAACAGCAATTTGCGTCTTTGGAAGAGGGAAATGATGTTGATGCAGAAATAGCAGCCATGAAAGCGCAGCTTTCCAGCGATTCCGCAAAAATACAACAGTACCCGTTACCCAAACCTCCAGATTTATAA
- a CDS encoding superantigen-like protein SSL4 gives MSQNPLVDSVAKYSKTTGLKPPLAAALASLEVQLDQELARYRRTRTGYRTFSQPRVGTSTSSKPQQLTDTSTTGGRSHSPIEDTLASSSQKFGLATAKASTPSVLGQEELLVTPETKINPPKSVVETPDQVSASVTVPDTLLQPQTSQRTFTPDSSKTQHPQPDQDSILSNSAEVQTTPTPSTSIVPTGVKEQSQSKSENLTESEDNTGKQPNDYLESSEALLRSLAQEEPKTDKSTSSNDSLLSPLGIGSMLLLLLASLTLGYVVFNPKSLSQFSLDRLFKKDAPTTAENTAQDGNNVKTVAQPNLTPIPKYPNLATDEFPEVRDPNDVVGLKPKPKPNPLTDQNPTNPITIPNVQPPVGLNSAPPSTAKTPQKRSDTQQTPEPQIKPSADGFYHVITDNQGERSFASARRVVADAYLSPDGKLIYLGALKTKEKAQKLLEQIQAEGIKARIEKP, from the coding sequence ATGAGTCAAAACCCCCTAGTAGATTCGGTTGCTAAATATTCCAAAACAACTGGGTTGAAACCACCACTAGCAGCAGCATTGGCTAGTTTGGAAGTACAACTAGATCAAGAGTTAGCCCGATACCGACGCACACGAACTGGATATAGAACATTCAGCCAACCCCGTGTAGGGACTTCCACCAGTAGTAAACCTCAACAATTAACTGATACGAGTACGACAGGGGGCAGAAGTCATTCACCAATAGAAGACACTCTTGCAAGTAGTTCCCAGAAGTTTGGGTTAGCAACGGCGAAAGCTTCCACTCCAAGTGTTTTGGGGCAAGAGGAACTTCTTGTTACCCCAGAAACGAAAATCAATCCGCCGAAATCTGTGGTAGAGACTCCAGATCAAGTGTCAGCATCAGTTACAGTACCGGACACTTTGTTGCAACCCCAAACCTCACAGAGGACATTTACACCTGATTCCTCAAAAACACAACACCCGCAACCTGATCAGGATTCAATCCTAAGCAACTCTGCCGAAGTACAAACCACACCAACGCCAAGTACCAGTATCGTGCCTACAGGAGTAAAGGAACAAAGTCAGAGTAAGAGTGAAAATCTGACAGAGTCAGAAGATAACACAGGCAAACAACCAAATGACTATTTGGAATCGTCGGAAGCGCTGCTGCGAAGTTTAGCACAAGAAGAACCAAAGACTGACAAATCAACCAGTTCTAACGACAGTCTGCTATCACCCTTGGGCATTGGCTCCATGCTACTACTCTTATTAGCAAGTCTTACCTTGGGCTACGTAGTATTCAATCCCAAGAGCTTATCGCAATTTAGTTTAGATAGATTGTTTAAAAAAGATGCGCCAACGACTGCGGAAAATACAGCACAAGATGGCAACAATGTTAAAACTGTAGCGCAACCCAATCTCACGCCCATACCTAAGTATCCGAATCTAGCCACTGACGAGTTTCCAGAGGTGAGAGATCCAAATGATGTTGTTGGCTTAAAACCTAAACCCAAACCTAACCCACTCACGGATCAAAACCCCACCAATCCAATAACAATACCGAATGTGCAGCCCCCAGTAGGGCTGAATTCCGCGCCACCCTCAACGGCAAAAACCCCTCAAAAGCGATCAGATACTCAACAAACGCCGGAGCCGCAAATCAAACCGTCAGCAGATGGGTTTTATCATGTGATCACAGATAATCAAGGAGAGCGCAGTTTTGCCTCTGCACGGCGCGTCGTTGCTGATGCTTATTTATCACCCGACGGTAAATTAATTTATTTGGGTGCCCTCAAGACTAAAGAGAAAGCACAAAAACTGCTGGAACAAATACAAGCAGAAGGCATTAAAGCCAGGATTGAGAAGCCTTAA
- a CDS encoding LL-diaminopimelate aminotransferase codes for MQFAKRLQPLQSNVFADMDKAKAKALAAGQELIDLSLGSSDLPAETHVIEAIAQSLHNRSTHGYLLFHGTQAFRQAVASWYEQKFGVPINPETEVLPLIGSQEGTAHLPLAVLNPGDFALLLDPGYPSHAGGVYLANGQIYPMPLRAENGFLPVFADIPTPVLAQSRMMILSYPHNPTAAIAPLSFFQEAVAFCQQHNLVLVHDFPYVDLVFEGIRDIGDKGTRGLGEEKTPSSSPSPQSLAPSILQADPDKSVSIEFFTLSKSYNMGGFRIGYAIGNAELIRALRQIKAAVDFNQYLGILNGAIAALTGSQVGIKATVQTFRQRRDAFVSALHQIDWYVPVPKATMYVWAKLPERWSQNSIEFCTQLVQKTGVAASPGAGFGKFGEGYVRFALVHDTPVLETAVERIAKFL; via the coding sequence ATGCAGTTTGCCAAACGTTTACAACCCCTGCAATCAAATGTGTTTGCTGATATGGATAAAGCCAAGGCAAAAGCTTTGGCTGCTGGACAAGAGTTAATTGATTTGTCACTGGGGTCTTCTGATTTACCAGCCGAGACGCACGTCATTGAGGCGATCGCCCAATCTTTACACAACCGAAGTACCCACGGCTACTTGCTATTTCACGGTACGCAAGCCTTTCGCCAAGCAGTAGCCAGTTGGTATGAGCAAAAATTTGGTGTTCCCATCAATCCCGAAACTGAGGTACTCCCCCTGATCGGTTCCCAAGAAGGTACAGCACATTTACCGCTAGCAGTCCTCAACCCCGGAGATTTCGCCCTATTACTTGATCCGGGTTATCCCTCCCATGCAGGGGGAGTCTACTTAGCCAACGGTCAAATTTACCCGATGCCACTACGGGCAGAAAACGGTTTTCTGCCTGTGTTTGCAGATATTCCCACGCCTGTCTTAGCACAGTCGCGGATGATGATCCTAAGCTATCCTCATAATCCCACAGCCGCGATCGCACCTTTGTCCTTCTTTCAGGAAGCTGTTGCTTTTTGTCAGCAACACAATCTTGTTTTAGTTCACGATTTCCCTTATGTAGATTTGGTCTTTGAGGGAATTAGGGACATAGGAGACAAGGGGACTAGGGGACTAGGGGAAGAAAAAACTCCCTCATCTTCCCCATCTCCCCAATCCCTTGCTCCTTCAATTCTGCAAGCTGATCCAGACAAAAGCGTCTCAATAGAATTTTTCACGCTCTCTAAGTCCTACAATATGGGCGGCTTTCGTATTGGCTATGCCATCGGTAATGCCGAGTTGATTCGTGCCTTACGTCAAATAAAAGCAGCTGTTGATTTTAATCAGTATCTGGGAATTTTAAACGGCGCTATAGCTGCCCTGACTGGTTCACAAGTCGGTATCAAAGCCACTGTTCAGACCTTCCGCCAACGCCGAGATGCCTTTGTCAGCGCTTTGCATCAGATTGATTGGTATGTTCCTGTGCCCAAGGCAACAATGTATGTCTGGGCAAAGTTACCAGAACGATGGAGTCAAAATTCTATCGAGTTTTGTACCCAGCTTGTCCAAAAAACAGGGGTAGCCGCCTCACCTGGTGCCGGCTTTGGCAAATTTGGAGAAGGATATGTCCGCTTTGCTTTGGTGCATGACACACCTGTGTTGGAAACTGCCGTAGAGAGAATAGCGAAGTTTTTGTAA
- the menB gene encoding 1,4-dihydroxy-2-naphthoyl-CoA synthase, whose amino-acid sequence MQINWQTVKSYQDILYHKADGIAKITINRPHKRNAFRPKTVFELYDAFCDAREDTTIGVVLFTGAGPHTDGKYAFCSGGDQSVRGEAGYVDDDGIPRLNVLDLQRLIRSMPKVVIALVAGYAIGGGHVLHLICDLTIAADNAIFGQSGPKVGSFDGGFGASYLARIVGQKKAREIWFLCRQYNAQQALEMGLVNCVVPVEQLEAEGVQWAQEILEKSPIAIRCLKAAFNADCDGQAGLQELAGNATLLYYMTEEGREGKQAFLEKRPPNFRQYPWLP is encoded by the coding sequence ATGCAAATTAATTGGCAAACAGTTAAAAGTTACCAAGATATCCTCTATCACAAAGCTGATGGCATTGCCAAAATTACCATCAATCGTCCTCACAAACGAAATGCCTTTCGTCCCAAAACAGTTTTTGAACTATACGACGCCTTCTGCGACGCTCGCGAAGATACCACTATTGGCGTTGTCCTATTTACTGGTGCTGGTCCACACACTGATGGCAAATACGCCTTCTGTTCTGGAGGCGACCAAAGCGTGCGGGGAGAAGCTGGTTATGTAGATGATGATGGCATACCGCGTTTGAACGTACTAGACCTGCAACGCCTGATTCGTTCTATGCCAAAAGTAGTGATTGCCCTAGTTGCTGGGTATGCCATTGGTGGAGGACACGTCCTCCACTTAATTTGTGACCTCACCATTGCTGCTGATAACGCCATTTTTGGACAATCTGGTCCTAAAGTAGGCAGTTTCGATGGTGGTTTTGGTGCGAGCTATCTTGCCCGCATTGTTGGGCAAAAAAAGGCACGAGAAATTTGGTTTCTCTGCCGACAGTATAACGCCCAGCAAGCACTGGAAATGGGCTTAGTCAATTGTGTTGTCCCTGTAGAACAACTCGAAGCTGAAGGTGTCCAGTGGGCGCAGGAGATTTTAGAAAAAAGCCCAATCGCTATTCGCTGTTTAAAAGCAGCATTTAACGCTGACTGTGATGGACAAGCTGGTTTGCAAGAACTAGCTGGCAATGCCACCTTACTTTATTACATGACAGAAGAAGGAAGAGAGGGAAAACAAGCATTTCTAGAAAAGCGTCCACCTAACTTTCGTCAATATCCCTGGCTGCCTTAG
- the murC gene encoding UDP-N-acetylmuramate--L-alanine ligase: MKNIVDFSGRPFHFIGIGGIGMSALAYVLTKRNLPVSGSDLRPNHITRHLESIGTHIFGKQQASNLEFFRPHSQPNGLVLNTQEELPAFDKAKLPQVICSTAINTTNLEYKAALELGCPIFHRSDVLAALIAEYNSIAVAGTHGKTTTSSMIGYMLLQAGVDPTILVGGEVKAWEGNARLGESQYLVAEADESDGSLVKHSPEIGIITNIELDHPDHYGTLEEVVEIFQTFAKGCKTLIGSIDCTTVRDRLQPTITYSLYPDTGADYSVTNVDYRADGTTALVWERGKAMGVLNLRLLSKHNLSNALAAVAVGRILGLEFGEIAKGLATFEGARRRFEFRGEANGITFIDDYAHHPSEIRATLAAARLQARPGQRVVAIFQPHRYSRTLTFLEEFAQSFSHADLVVLTDIYSAGEPNLGQVSGEKLTSEVAKQHSQVIYQPTLASVCEYLQQTLHHGDLALFLGAGNLNQVIPEVMATQCSPAKATS, translated from the coding sequence ATGAAAAATATAGTAGACTTTAGCGGTCGACCGTTTCATTTTATTGGTATTGGCGGCATAGGGATGTCTGCTTTAGCGTATGTGCTAACAAAGCGTAATTTGCCAGTATCAGGTTCGGATCTTCGTCCAAACCATATTACTCGACACTTAGAATCTATCGGAACTCACATTTTTGGTAAACAACAGGCAAGTAATCTCGAATTCTTTCGTCCTCATTCTCAGCCAAATGGATTAGTATTAAACACTCAAGAAGAATTACCTGCTTTTGATAAAGCAAAACTACCTCAAGTTATTTGTTCAACAGCGATTAACACAACTAATTTAGAGTACAAAGCTGCATTAGAATTAGGTTGCCCAATTTTCCATCGGTCTGATGTACTGGCAGCTTTAATTGCCGAATATAATAGCATTGCTGTAGCAGGAACCCACGGAAAAACAACAACAAGTAGCATGATCGGCTATATGCTACTCCAAGCTGGTGTTGATCCAACAATTTTAGTAGGTGGAGAAGTCAAAGCTTGGGAAGGGAATGCCCGCTTGGGGGAAAGTCAATATTTGGTGGCAGAAGCAGATGAATCAGATGGTTCGCTGGTCAAACATAGCCCGGAAATAGGCATTATTACCAACATAGAACTAGACCATCCCGACCACTACGGTACGTTAGAAGAAGTGGTCGAAATCTTTCAGACATTTGCAAAAGGCTGTAAAACTCTGATCGGTAGCATTGATTGCACGACTGTACGCGATCGCTTACAACCAACGATTACCTATAGCCTATATCCTGATACTGGCGCTGATTATAGCGTCACGAATGTAGACTACAGAGCCGATGGCACCACAGCTCTTGTATGGGAAAGGGGCAAGGCTATGGGTGTGTTGAACTTGCGCCTACTTAGCAAGCACAACCTTAGCAATGCTCTAGCAGCAGTGGCGGTTGGTCGGATATTGGGCTTAGAATTTGGAGAAATTGCTAAGGGTCTTGCTACCTTTGAAGGCGCAAGACGTCGGTTTGAATTCCGGGGTGAAGCCAATGGCATTACTTTCATTGATGACTACGCCCATCACCCCAGTGAGATTCGCGCTACTCTCGCTGCTGCACGCCTACAGGCAAGACCAGGGCAGAGAGTCGTTGCCATCTTCCAACCCCATCGCTATAGTCGGACGCTTACCTTTCTAGAGGAATTTGCTCAGTCGTTTAGTCATGCTGATTTAGTTGTCCTCACTGACATTTACAGTGCAGGCGAGCCAAATTTGGGGCAAGTCAGTGGTGAAAAACTAACAAGTGAAGTTGCTAAACAGCATTCGCAGGTGATATACCAACCAACTTTAGCCTCAGTTTGCGAGTACTTACAGCAAACTCTGCATCATGGAGACTTGGCGCTGTTTCTGGGAGCGGGGAATCTCAATCAAGTGATTCCCGAAGTCATGGCGACACAATGCTCGCCAGCTAAGGCAACTTCCTAA
- the thiL gene encoding thiamine-phosphate kinase, which produces MNSELSSQQVRDIGEQGLLKRLQSFCPPEIIGDDAAVLSTEPGQSLVVTSDVLVDGIHFSEITTSGEDAGWRAAAANLSDLAAMGAFPLGITVGLGLPGDVAVSWVEELYQGMTQCLQKYSTPIVGGDIVRSPTTTIAICAFGQVDPLRVIRRNQARVGDAIVVTGVHGASSAGLKLLLHPELEQNLSESDRIALIHAHQRPQPRLDVLPILGEIVQTRRQSPGSGNPPAALARHGASPPSQIRVAGMDSSDGLADAVVQICRASGVGAVVERISIPLPTQFNHWLTKEQALEYALYGGEDFELVLCLPQEPAYSLVKQLGNGAAVVGTITDGSSVILRDQTEEFPDQVLNLDRGFQHFNH; this is translated from the coding sequence GTGAACAGTGAATTATCTTCTCAGCAAGTTAGAGATATTGGCGAGCAAGGTCTTTTAAAAAGATTGCAAAGCTTTTGTCCCCCAGAAATTATTGGCGATGATGCGGCTGTGCTTTCTACTGAACCTGGGCAATCTTTAGTGGTCACAAGTGACGTATTAGTGGATGGTATCCATTTCAGTGAAATTACCACTTCTGGAGAAGATGCTGGTTGGCGAGCAGCCGCCGCCAATTTATCAGATCTTGCAGCAATGGGGGCTTTCCCATTGGGAATTACTGTGGGACTAGGACTCCCTGGTGATGTTGCCGTAAGTTGGGTAGAAGAATTATACCAGGGAATGACACAATGCCTGCAAAAGTATAGCACCCCAATTGTCGGCGGGGATATCGTGCGATCGCCCACAACCACGATAGCCATCTGTGCTTTCGGTCAAGTTGACCCGTTACGTGTCATTCGCCGCAATCAAGCTAGGGTGGGAGATGCCATAGTTGTCACAGGTGTTCATGGGGCGTCATCTGCTGGCTTAAAATTGCTGCTGCATCCCGAATTAGAGCAAAACCTTAGTGAAAGCGATCGCATAGCATTAATTCACGCGCACCAAAGACCCCAACCCCGATTAGATGTGTTACCAATTCTTGGGGAAATTGTACAGACGCGACGCCAGTCGCCTGGGTCGGGAAACCCTCCCGCAGCGCTGGCTCGCCATGGCGCGTCTCCACCATCCCAAATCCGCGTAGCTGGTATGGATAGCAGCGACGGTTTAGCAGATGCTGTCGTGCAAATTTGTCGTGCTAGTGGTGTTGGTGCTGTCGTTGAACGCATTTCAATTCCTTTACCAACCCAATTCAATCACTGGCTGACAAAAGAACAAGCGCTGGAATATGCCTTATATGGTGGCGAAGACTTTGAGTTAGTGCTGTGCTTGCCACAAGAACCAGCCTATTCTCTTGTGAAACAGCTTGGCAACGGTGCGGCTGTTGTGGGAACAATTACAGATGGGTCAAGCGTAATTTTGCGTGACCAAACAGAAGAATTCCCCGACCAAGTTCTAAATCTTGATCGGGGATTTCAACATTTTAATCATTAG
- the nadD gene encoding nicotinate (nicotinamide) nucleotide adenylyltransferase: MQRLAIFGGTFDPVHWGHLLVAQTALEQVPLEQVIWVPSQNPPHKQAALFEHRVEMVQRATTDNPGFRVSHVEKSRSGASYAINTLIDLSADYPNTHWYWIVGLDTFQTLPRWYRGQELAQLCDWLIAPRLPGGENIAQTESICKQVAQKLTKQTVDIHWQLLNIPLVGLSSSLIRNFCRSRQSIRYLVPESVRLYINSQNLYING; this comes from the coding sequence ATGCAGCGATTGGCAATTTTCGGTGGCACTTTTGATCCAGTTCATTGGGGACACCTGCTTGTAGCCCAGACAGCTTTAGAACAAGTCCCTTTAGAACAGGTCATTTGGGTGCCCTCACAAAATCCTCCTCATAAACAAGCGGCTTTATTTGAACATCGCGTAGAGATGGTGCAACGGGCGACCACCGACAACCCAGGGTTTAGAGTATCACACGTGGAAAAAAGTCGCTCTGGAGCTTCTTATGCCATCAACACCCTGATTGACTTGTCTGCTGATTACCCCAACACTCACTGGTACTGGATTGTTGGTTTGGATACTTTTCAAACCTTACCTCGTTGGTATCGTGGACAGGAATTAGCACAATTGTGTGATTGGTTGATAGCACCCCGGCTCCCAGGTGGTGAGAATATAGCTCAAACTGAGTCAATCTGCAAGCAAGTGGCACAAAAACTGACAAAGCAGACAGTTGACATACACTGGCAATTATTGAATATCCCTTTAGTAGGACTTTCGTCAAGTCTTATTCGTAACTTTTGCCGATCTCGTCAATCAATTCGCTACTTAGTCCCAGAATCGGTCAGGCTTTATATTAATAGTCAAAACCTGTATATAAACGGGTAG
- a CDS encoding thioredoxin family protein, giving the protein MSKGVISITDADFETEVLQANQPVLIYFWASWCGPCQLMSPLVNSAATTYGDRLKVVKMEVDPNPVTVKQYQVEGVPALRLIEGDKLLISTEGVISKEKLLSILDSHLN; this is encoded by the coding sequence ATGAGTAAGGGTGTTATATCCATAACTGATGCTGACTTTGAGACTGAAGTGTTGCAAGCCAATCAACCAGTATTGATTTACTTTTGGGCTTCTTGGTGCGGACCTTGTCAATTGATGTCGCCACTGGTAAACTCAGCAGCCACCACCTACGGCGATCGCCTCAAAGTGGTAAAAATGGAAGTTGATCCTAACCCAGTCACCGTCAAGCAGTACCAGGTAGAAGGCGTACCTGCCCTCAGGCTTATTGAAGGAGATAAACTTTTGATATCTACTGAGGGAGTCATTAGCAAAGAGAAATTACTCAGCATCTTAGATTCTCATCTAAATTAG
- a CDS encoding DUF721 domain-containing protein: protein MSFKSVNDILGVLETQAKWQEQPFQRLLKCWPEVVGAVIAVHTQPLSIQRDVLRVATSSAAWAQNLTFERQRLVLKLNEKQSLGLVDIHFSTAGWQRPQKTHKTQETMSLREHPSYVGDEMKLPHDLTPTTGNANGAFQDWARTVQARSHGLPLCPQCHCPTPLGELQRWRVCSLCAAKQSSKIISAE, encoded by the coding sequence ATGTCGTTTAAATCAGTTAATGATATTTTAGGTGTTCTGGAAACTCAGGCTAAATGGCAAGAGCAGCCATTTCAACGTTTGCTCAAGTGTTGGCCTGAAGTCGTAGGAGCAGTGATAGCCGTTCATACCCAACCGTTGTCAATTCAGCGCGATGTTTTGCGGGTGGCAACTTCGAGCGCAGCTTGGGCACAGAACCTGACTTTTGAGCGCCAGCGACTGGTTTTAAAGTTGAATGAAAAGCAGTCGCTTGGTTTAGTGGATATTCATTTTTCTACAGCTGGATGGCAGCGTCCTCAAAAAACTCACAAGACACAAGAAACAATGTCGCTGCGCGAACATCCTAGTTACGTGGGTGATGAGATGAAACTACCTCATGATCTTACACCGACAACTGGGAATGCCAATGGTGCTTTCCAAGATTGGGCTAGGACAGTGCAAGCGCGATCGCACGGTTTACCCCTTTGTCCTCAATGCCACTGTCCTACTCCACTAGGAGAACTTCAGCGTTGGCGTGTCTGTTCTCTTTGTGCTGCTAAACAATCTTCAAAAATTATAAGTGCAGAGTAA
- a CDS encoding type I glyceraldehyde-3-phosphate dehydrogenase: MIRVAINGFGRIGRNFMRCWLGRENSNIDLVAINDTSDPKTNAHLLKYDSMLGKLKDVDITADDNSIIVNGKTVKCVSDRNPDNLPWKDWEIDLIIEATGVFTAKEGAMRHVKAGAKKVLITAPGKNEDGTFVIGVNHHDYDHEKHHIISNASCTTNCLAPIAKVLHEKFNIIKGTMTTTHSYTGDQRLLDASHRDVRRARAAAINIVPTSTGAAKAVALVLPDLKGKLNGVALRVPTPNVSMVDFVIQVEKSTIAEEVNLTLKEASQGQLKGILDYSELPLVSSDYQGTDASSIIDANLTFVMGGDLVKVMAWYDNEWGYSQRVLDLAELVAEKWSK; encoded by the coding sequence GTGATTAGAGTTGCAATTAACGGTTTCGGGCGCATCGGGCGTAACTTCATGCGTTGCTGGTTAGGTAGAGAGAATAGCAATATCGACCTTGTCGCTATCAACGACACATCCGACCCCAAAACCAATGCTCACCTGCTCAAGTATGACTCGATGCTAGGGAAGTTAAAGGATGTTGACATTACTGCCGATGATAACTCTATTATCGTTAACGGTAAGACCGTTAAGTGTGTATCTGACCGCAACCCAGATAACTTGCCCTGGAAAGACTGGGAAATAGACCTTATTATCGAAGCAACAGGGGTCTTTACTGCTAAAGAAGGGGCAATGAGGCATGTCAAAGCTGGTGCCAAGAAGGTTCTGATCACTGCCCCAGGAAAGAACGAAGATGGGACTTTTGTGATTGGCGTGAATCATCATGACTATGACCACGAAAAACACCATATCATCAGTAACGCTAGCTGTACCACAAACTGCTTAGCTCCCATTGCTAAGGTGTTGCATGAGAAATTCAACATCATCAAAGGCACCATGACCACCACTCACAGCTACACTGGCGACCAGCGCTTGCTAGACGCTTCTCACCGGGATGTGCGACGGGCGCGTGCTGCTGCAATCAACATTGTCCCTACCTCCACTGGTGCAGCAAAAGCCGTGGCATTGGTACTGCCAGACCTCAAAGGCAAGCTGAATGGCGTGGCGCTGCGCGTACCCACCCCAAACGTTTCGATGGTGGACTTTGTTATCCAGGTTGAAAAATCTACCATTGCTGAAGAGGTTAACCTAACCCTCAAAGAAGCTTCCCAAGGTCAACTTAAAGGGATTTTGGATTACAGCGAACTACCCCTGGTATCATCCGATTATCAGGGTACTGATGCCTCTTCAATTATTGATGCCAACTTGACATTTGTCATGGGCGGCGACTTGGTGAAAGTTATGGCTTGGTATGACAACGAGTGGGGCTACAGCCAGCGAGTTCTTGACTTGGCAGAGTTAGTCGCCGAAAAATGGTCTAAATAG